In the Caenorhabditis elegans chromosome X genome, one interval contains:
- the piki-1 gene encoding Phosphatidylinositol 3-kinase piki-1 (Confirmed by transcript evidence): MSDDEELQLAIEISKKTFKDEQKLRSNDLDLIRFESPDEPARQRKINQIKQLYEANSPGPSSYSGSLATSPIDFRPVYNEPRAGPIPHSQSYPRNYFQDWSAIASTSQPPAFPPPPRPPKPEQYKFPPAPSVPLLHDRYFVPPPPPVPPRHSRVQQSPPVPIHPTPPVSSTPLRHSAPSFASDSQQFLSPIKPFEISFNSTVDTSSNQTGSHDHSIQYQPLTHLYVPYVMHSLNSSYGALLNGDLIDLSAFEDSSNASQDEIRKEFDPLFISTYSTDTPSPDNSMPAVNAYFSKPIDEPECVGGAKLIQENIEFPSSSFCLIDCPNGIEEQVKKLCKRNLIRKDMTPDFFIAPTVDYMVTTASTVKVVVYKDHSWKANKSNGKAMICAIDEKMDIITTQALSLFDSELPTDKEYGLKIYGLNQFLSSDSLLGSNLYTGHCLLNGDDVKLDLGVFAPNSRIYEQTLESWNLMKSQVKYSTVVDKEDVENTLGHLASEMSQYEIAFNDGSTLKLSSSSQRVKQVIMLLCKCLHGIVPEKLYNEMQKYLASTTEDQLVHHRNDFLREIHSFLELYCRCTVSRYNIPPLQIITKPKVEVLSKMDFLQIMLNSVHSIPEHWQSQYSEFYMSLDLYHGTQVLDGFSNKVPKTIKNDHFFPRIPLDLYAKFKRLNLCQYPRETRIVVSISGTVRNSAQAANEYNPDIVMLGYCSVPLYDENLFMRQGPLFLPLTLLKKQPMLKPFGPYPYIKDARDPILIMSFKIWDTEIYFPNVVIDMQCIPQDFATLDIETQEYLLELIENQDTSTLETDDQDLIWQKRLHLTNQPEALPLVLSSLQDWSFGFVMRVYQILEEWAPLRPEIAMEFLLPKYPDERIRAHAVQSLARGSTDFLYHTIPQFIEALRFELYEKSALADFILELSFVSLDFTFEIYWQLQQRVDHCAVDDLPYAIRCQNLQQKMIDEHENPNLKTDIKLQHELLNELDSIQDDLRSKSGDSEIERLHRLRTRLGILDSKLLQNKVRLPICPAFDCTGVRIEECSVFNSNAKPLKIVFRGLNMNYSIIHKRDDDMRQDAFVMKMLNEMDRIWKSNGLDLRMITFRIMPVGYRRGMGELVLNCATLMEIQKEEGLRGVLNDEILRKWLMKHNSDEFAYKEAQENFIRSCAGWCIVTYVLGIGDRHNDNILFTKNGHVFHIDFGKYMGDWQMAAGFRRDRVPFVFTTEMFHVINNGRAPTQYNQKFIDYCCKAFNHLRRNKNTLTNLLRIMACSDIPGINMDSLAFVENNLMLDLSDTDATVQFTAMIQNSLGSAFVRLNFVAHTVAQFISSRPSFSKQDPNKLSFVPELYTENSDGRISRVTVLKFEKHCIPNKIYMYKVEVHRKNVAVSSFIYRSFAEFEELHTKLRARFPMMAVSLNTISNLRSNVRAVAQKRIIHVQKFLIYLFNQVDEICHCDLVYTFFHSILRDNKCDTYIDESLDMPSQCQIYLKIEYNSVKETLSVFIGHAKYLALLQNNQQPDPYVKTYVRPDLRNQSKQKTQVVRGTRHPTFNQDLNYTEFPIEILSTRVLEVSIWNNGGYLVKHKMYMLCIPLLKVKKLAESRKNCRTLEGWFNCEKCV; encoded by the exons ATGAGCGACGATGAAGAGCTCCAACTAGCcatcgaaatttcaaa aaaaacgttCAAAGACGAGCAGAAGCTGAGGTCGAACGACTTGGACTTGATCCGATTTGAGAGTCCTGATGAGCCAGCGCGCCAGCGGAAAATCAACCAGATAAAGCAGTTGTACGAGGCGAATAGTCCGGGACCTTCGTCCTATTCGGG CTCACTTGCCACAAGCCCCATTGATTTCCGTCCAGTCTACAACGAGCCTCGTGCTGGACCGATTCCACACTCGCAATCATATCCGAGAAACTATTTCCAAGACTGGTCTGCAATAGCTTCCACGTCCCAGCCGCCGGCGTTTCCACCTCCACCGAGGCCTCCAAAACCAGAGCAGTATAAGTTTCCACCGGCTCCATCAGTTCCat TGCTCCATGATCGCTACTTTgtcccaccaccaccaccagtgCCGCCAAGACATTCGAGAGTCCAACAGTCACCTCCAGTGCCGATACATCCCACACCTCCAGTCTCTTCCACACCGCTCAGACATTCAGCTCCATCGTTCGCGTCGGACAGTCAGCAGTTTCTGTCCC ccATTAAGCCATTCGAAATAAGTTTCAACTCGACAGTCGACACATCGTCTAATCAAACTGGCAGTCATGATCATAGCATTCAGTATCAGCCGTTAACTCATCTCTACGTGCCATACGTAATGCATTCCCTCAACTCATCGTACGGAGCTCTTCTCAATGGTGACTTGATTGATTTGAGCGCTTTTGAGGATAGCTCAAATGCTTCACAAGACGAG atccgaAAAGAATTCGACCCACTGTTCATATCCACTTATTCCACCGACACACCCTCTCCAGACAACTCTATGCCAGCTGTGAATGCGTACTTTTCAAAGCCTATTGATG AACCAGAATGTGTCGGTGGCGCCAAGCTGATACAAGAGAACATTGAATTCCCGTCATCCTCGTTTTGCCTCATTGACTGTCCAAACGGAATTGAGGAACAAGTGAAGAAGTTATGCAAGAGGAACTTGATTAGAAAGGATATGACTCCAGATTTCTTTATTGCACCCACCGTCGACTATATGGTCACTACAGCAAGTACAGTGAAAGTTGTAGTCTACAAAGATCACAG ctggaaagCCAACAAAAGCAATGGTAAAGCGATGATTTGCGCAATTGACGAAAAGATGGACATTATAACCACACAAGCGCTTTCCCTATTTGACTCGGAGTTACCAACAGACAAAGAATACGGGTTGAAG ATCTACGGTTTGAATCAGTTCTTGTCAAGTGATAGCCTGCTAGGATCCAATTTGTATACTGGACATTGCCTGCTGAATGGCGACGATGTAAAGCTAGATTTAGGAGTTTTCGCGCCAAATTCTCGAATTTACGAGCAAACACTAGAATCTTGGAATTTAATGAA AAGCCAAGTCAAATATTCAACAGTAGTGGACAAGGAAGATGTGGAGAACACACTTGGGCACCTTGCATCAGAAATGAGTCAATACGAGATTGCCTTTAATGATGGATCAACGTTGAAAT TGTCCTCTTCATCTCAACGAGTAAAACAAGTGATCATGCTTCTCTGCAAGTGTCTTCATGGAATCGTCCCTGAGAAGCTTTACAACGAGATGCAGAAATACCTGGCATCAACGACAGAGGATCAACTCGTTCATCATCGGAATGATTTTTTGCGTGAGATTCACTCATTTTTGGAGCTCTACTGTCGGTGCACAGTGAGTCGATACAATATTCCGCCGCTGCAAATAATTACGAAGCCAAAAGTGGAAGTGTTGTCGAAAATGGACTTTTTGCAAATTATGCTCAACTCGGTGCATTCTATTCCGGAACATTGGCAAAGTCAGTATTCCGAGTTTTATATGTCATTGGATTTGTATCATGGAACGCAGGTGTTGGACGGGTTCAGTAACAAAGTGCCAAAAACGAtcaaaaatgatcattttttccCGAGGATTCCATTGGACCTTTAT GCTAAATTCAAACGACTCAACTTGTGCCAGTACCCTCGTGAAACTCGAATCGTTGTTTCAATTAGTGGAACCGTGAGAAATAGTGCTCAAGCTGCGAACGAATATAATCCTGATATTGTCATGTTGGGATATTGCTCAGTGCCACTTTATGATGAGAATTT ATTTATGCGCCAAGGGCCTCTCTTCCTGCCACTGACACTTTTAAAGAAACAACCCATGCTCAAGCCATTTGGACCGTACCCGTATATCAAGGACGCTCGAGATCCAATTTTGATCatgagtttcaaaatttgggacACTGAAATCTACTTTCCAAATGTCGTAATTGATATGCAATGTATTCCACAAGACTTTGCAACGCTGGATATTGAGACTCAGGAGTACTTGTTGGAGTTGATTGAAAATCAGGATACATCGACGCTAGAGACGGATGATCAGGATTTGATTTGGCAGAAAAGATTACATCTGACAAATCAGCCTGAAGCTCTTCCACTTGTGCTCTCTTCGCTTCAAGACTGGAGTTTTGGATTTGTGATGAGAGTTTATCAGATTTTGGAGGAATGGGCGCCGCTTCGACCGGAGATTGCAATGGAGTTTTTGCTGCCaaa gtatcCCGATGAGCGAATTCGAGCTCACGCAGTCCAGTCACTGGCTCGAGGTTCCACTGATTTTCTCTACCACACCATCCCACAATTCATTGAAGCACTCCGATTCGAGCTCTACGAAAAGTCGGCGCTGGCCGATTTCATTCTAGAGCTCTCATTTGTCAGCCTAGACTTCACATTTGAAATCTATTGGCAACTCCAGCAACGCGTCGATCATTGTGCAGTTGACGATCTTCCGTACGCGATTCGATGCCAGAATCTGCAGCAGAAGATGATTGACGAGCATGAGAATCCGAACTTGAAGACTGACATCAAGCTGCAACACGAACTATTGAATGAGCTGGACTCGATTCAAGATGATTTGAGATCAAAGTCTGGGGATTCTGAAATAGAGAGACTTCACCGGTTGAGAACTCGACTTGGAATTCTTGACTCCAAATTACTACAGAACAAAGTACGGCTTCCAATTTGTCCGGCATTTGATTGTACTGGTGTGAGGATTGAGGAATGCAGTGTTTTCAATTCGAATGCCaaacctttgaaaattgtcttCAGAGGGCTCAACATGAATTACTCCATTATCCATAAG CGTGACGATGACATGCGACAAGACGCGTTCGTGATGAAAATGCTCAATGAGATGGACAGAATTTGGAAGTCAAATGGCCTCGATCTCCGTATGATCACCTTCCGCATCATGCCAGTCGGCTACCGTAGAGGAATGGGAGAACTTGTGCTCAATTGTGCAACActtatggaaattcaaaaagaggAGGGTCTGCGTGGCGTGCTCAACGATGAGATTCTACGCAAGTGGCTCATGAAGCACAATAGTGACGAGTTTGCCTACAAGGAGGCTCAGGAGAACTTTATCAGGTCGTGTGCTGGATGGTGCATTGTGACGTATGTTCTTGGTATTGGAGATCGGCATAACGACAATATATTGTTCACGAAGAATGGACATGTTTTCCATATCGACTTTGGAAAATATATGGGTGATTGGCAGATGGCAGCAGGATTCAGAAG AGATCGGGTTCCTTTTGTGTTCACCACCGAAATGTTCCATGTTATAAACAACGGAAGAGCTCCAACTCAATACAACCAGAAGTTTATCGATTACTGTTGTAAAGCGTTCAATCACTTGAGACGCAACAAGAACACACTGACGAATCTATTGAGAATT ATGGCTTGCTCTGACATTCCTGGCATCAACATGGACTCCCTGGCTTTTGTTGAGAATAATCTGATGTTGGACCTCTCGGACACGGACGCCACGGTTCAGTTCACGGCGATGATCCAAAACTCGCTGGGCAGCGCATTTGTTCGTCTCAACTTTGTGGCACATACCGTTGCGCAGTTCATCTCGTCGCGACCAAGCTTTTCGAAACAAGACCCGAACAAGCTTAGTTTTGTTCCCGAGCTTTACAC TGAAAATAGCGACGGACGAATTTCACGTGTGACTGTGTTGAAATTCGAGAAGCACTGCATACCCAACAAAATTTAT ATGTACAAAGTCGAGGTGCATCGTAAGAATGTGGCGGTATCATCATTCATCTATCGGTCGTTTGCCGAGTTTGAGGAGCTGCATACAAAGTTGAGAGCAAG attccctATGATGGCAGTGTCGTTGAacacaatttccaatttgcgTTCCAATGTCAGAGCTGTTGCCCAGAAGCGGATTATCCACGTGCAGaagtttttgatctacctgtttAATCAAGTGGATGAGATTTGCCAC tgCGACCTGGTCTACACTTTCTTCCATTCGATTCTTCGCGACAATAAGTGCGATACCTACATTGACGAGTCGCTCGACATGCCATCTCAATGTCaaatctatttgaaaattgagtatAATAGTGTAAAAGAGACGTTGAGTGTATTTATAG GGCATGCCAAATATTTGGCTCTTCTTCAAAATAACCAGCAACCGGATCCATATGTGAAGACTTATGTCAGACCGGATTTGCGTAATCAATCGAAACAAAAGACTCAGGTGGTCCGCGGAACTCGTCACCCAACGTTTAATCAAGAT CTCAACTACACGGAGTTCCCAATCGAAATTCTCTCAACTCGGGTTCTCGAAGTGAGCATCTGGAACAATGGTGGATACCTGGTAAAGCACAAAATGTACATGTTATGCATCCCATTGCTGAAAGTCAAAAAGCTTGCTGAGAGCCGCAAAAATTGTCGCACTCTCGAAGGATGGTTCAACTGTGAAAAATGTGTCTAA
- the F46F2.3 gene encoding Prion-like-(Q/N-rich)-domain-bearing protein (Confirmed by transcript evidence), which yields MQSVVVLALLVASAQAFLFGPGGLGGLFGAPAGGCDPCAAARAPYYPPQQPAYQPQYQQPAYQPHYQQPAYQPQPSAYQTAPVQQAYQQPAPVQNYQTVSEPVAQTSGGGGAYAQAPPPPPPSSYASGPAAGYKRFH from the exons ATGCAGTCGGTCGTCGTTCTCGCCCTCCTTGTCGCCTCCGCCCAGGCCTTCCTTTTCGGTCCAGGAGGACTCGGAGGACTTTTCGGTGCCCCAGCTGGAGGATGTGATCCATGCGCTGCTGCCAGAGCCCCATACTACCCACCACAACAGCCAGCTTACCAACCACAATACCAACAGCCAGCCTACCAGCCACATTACCAACAACCAGCTTACCAACCACAACCATCT gCCTACCAGACCGCTCCAGTCCAACAAGCCTACCAACAGCCAGCTCCAGTCCAAAACTACCAGACTGTGTCCGAGCCAGTTGCCCAAACTTCCGGAGGAGGAGGAGCATACGCTCAAgctccaccaccgccaccaccatCTTCTTACGCTTCCGGACCAGCTGCTGGATACAAGAGATTCCACTAA